The sequence below is a genomic window from Lolium perenne isolate Kyuss_39 chromosome 7, Kyuss_2.0, whole genome shotgun sequence.
AAATTGTTATATGGGGACGAGACCGGCTACATGGCTAACGACGAACACATAATTTGTTTACAATTCAGAGTGCCTTAGTCAAGACGTTGTGTGTAAATTATTTGTTACTGGTACGTGTCTTCTTCACAGAAAAATGCCACCTGATATGCAGAGTGCAGACCATAAAGTAACAATGATGAGGAAAAAATAACAAAGTCGGTGACAAAATTAAAGCGCGCTTTCGTTTTTATTCGAGAAAAACGAGGAAAAGTCCACTGACCTCTTCTAGTATAGGTAGAATTTTGTTTTGAAAAGGTGAACGGATCCATTCTAGGTGAGGTGAATGAATGATTCAAGAGAGTAAGCATGAAGTATAAGTTGTTGACACGGGCAGAAGTCATCTGAAAAAAATAAATTACAGGCGTGGGGTGGTGATCTGATGATAGATAAAGGCACTAGCAGTCATATAACGACCCATATAATATTCGTTTATTTCTTATATAGACGTGTTTTGAGTGCTATTTTTTTGTAGGTTGCAGCTAAATAGGCGCTGgttaaatcagttaatcgtccgAATTCAGATTATTCACTACTCCTAAACCGatcgagcagttaacgattaccgattttcTTATCAGCTAGATAAAGGCACTAGCAGTGATCATCTTTGCTGCCAGAAtaccaacaacaacaagaagcagTTCTAGCCATATGGCGATCATCTTGCTGCTCCTTCTACTGAGCAGCTTCACGCTCTTCCAGGGGGGCGCCCAGTCCGCCGTGTTCTGCGACAACGTCAAGGCCGTCGCCTCCACCCTCCCCAACAAAACCTCCTCATCCTCGGTACACTTCGCGACCGCCACCGTCGGCCAAGCCCCCGACGTCGTCTATGCTCTAGCCCTCTGCCGAGGCGACATCCTCGATGACTCCACCTGTGCCAACTGCATCACCAACACGTTCCAATTCATGTCCAACGCTACGCCAGCTGACGTGCAGTGCTTCGACGGCGGCTCCTTCTACGCCGACTGCATCCTCGTCTACAACGGGAACAACATCCTCGCGGCGCCCCTAAGTACCGTGGGAGAATACGACGACGGCGTGCCGCCCTTCGAGAGATGGAACGTCAAGAACGTCACCGGCGACGTGCCCCTCATCACCGGCCTCATCCACCAGTTACTGGTGGAGACCGTGGATAAGGCTGCCAGCTCGACGCCGAGGCGGTTCGCCACGGGCGTCGTGGACAGCAACACCAACTTCCCGAGGGTCTACTCTCTGGCACAGTGCACGCCGGACCTCTCCTCTGGCGACTGTCTCTCGTGCCTGAATCGTCTCCTCGGCATGATCAACTCCACCATGGCCCTGCGCATGGGAGGGCAGATGGGTGTCATACGGTGCTATTTCAGATACGATGCGTCTCAGTTCTACCAGGGCAAACCCATGATAAGTCTCGGGCCGGCATCGCCAGCTCCGGTTCCGGCTGAACACAAGAGTATGTCCAGCACGAACAATCTGTTAACATGTTTACTTGGCATTATTATTTGCAAACTTACTTGGCATCTTATAATGTTCATACATATCAGGGCGGAAGAGCAAGCTGTGGGTAATTCCTATAGTTCTAGTTCCTCTAGCGGGGGCAGCATTTGTGTTTGCCTTCTTATACTTTCGTCGGCTCACAAAGCAAAGAAAAGGTATGCTAACTTGTTTCTGAAATGAAGCAAGATCCatttaatttgttctaataatgagataacataagcatcaatCTAATAACTACACATGCCTGTTAGAACTAATCACTCTCGACATCGGCAAGATGTCGTGTGCGTCGTAGTTTCCGTATACGTCTAGGAGAGTCTAAACCGGATTTAGAACCGGGTCGGCGTCGTGTTGGGTTTGTACCGTGTTGGACGCTGAGTACACCACCGAGTAGGAGTCAGGTTAGCCGTGTATAAGTATACGTGTAACCAGCACTTGTAAACCACCACATCGAGAATCAATACAAAGAAAACAACAGGCTCGATACGGGCCTGTGGCGATACATTGCTTTTCGTGTGCGTGAGTTGGAGCTAGCTGATCGTACTTGGATTGCTGCTGTTTGCATATTGCTTGGCTTGTTTGCTGTGCGTGTGCAGGTCACGTCTCGCCGGATCGTCTTCGTCTACGTCGGAAGTACACGGCGTTTTGGGGCTGggccaacaattggtatcagagcctcgtggAGGATCTCCTAGTAACGGGAGGTCATGACGAAGGAGATGGGCGAGTATTCCGGCGTCGCGGCACCGGTGTCGACGCAGTACCCGCAGTACATCCGCGACAACTACACGGTGTGGGCTACCACGATGATGTGGGCGCTCGAGTCCAACGAAATCTGGGAAGCTGTcgatccaggcggcgacgagttcAAGAAGGGCGCGTCGAAGTACCGCAAGGACCGACAGGCACTCACGGCCATCTGCTCGGTGATGCCGATGGACGTGAAGCAGCACCTGATCTCGAAGAAATCTGCAAAGGAGGCGTGGGAGACGATCAAGACGCTAAATCTTGGTCACGAGCGCGTCCGCGAGGCGGCCCTACAAACCTTGCAGAAGAAGTACGAGAATCTGGAGATGGGAGAAGATGAGACGCTTGACGCCTTCGCTTCGAGGGTCGCTACATTGGTCAATGGGATTCGCGCGATCGACGAGAAGCTCGAGGAGATCTCGATCGTAAGGCGTTTCCTTCGCGCGGTGCCGCCGCGTTTCTTGTCCGTTGTTTCGGCGATCGAGCAGTGCGTCGATCTCAAGACTCTCACGATGGATGATCTAGTTGGACGGTTCAAGGCTCATGATGAGCGGATGAAGATCACCTACGGTGATGCGGTACCGGATGAGCACGTTATGCTTACCCGTGCCCAGTGGCAGGCGGTGGTCGCCAAAGAGAAGGGTGATAAGGCATATAACAGCAGAAGTGATAAAGAAGCTTCTCGCCCAGCGAAAAAGTACATCGCAGGGGAGGACGAGGATGACGCTCCGCCGAGGAGGAAGTTTGACATAAAGAAAGTAAGATGTCATAACTGCGGCGAGCTCGGTCACTTCAAGGTTGATTGCCGAAAACCACCAAAACCGAAGGAAAGGGCTCTCATCGCCCAGGAAGGAGATGATGGACCGATGATGCTGATGCTCGAAGTATGCGAGCAGAAGGACGAGGAGGAGCTACCTCCTCCATCACCGGCTACGGAGATTGTGATGGATCACGGTCTACCGTGTGTGGATCACGTGGATAAGCTATGCGACGAAGGTGTCGTCGAGAAGCTACGGAGTGCCCCGTACCCATGTGAAACCACGTTTGAGGCAAGTGAAGCTTTGGAGCTCGTGCATGGCGATATATGCGGTCCAATTTCACCCGCAACCCCGTCCGGTAATGAGTACTTCATGCTTGTGGTGGATGATCTCAGTCAATACATGTGGATTGTGTTGCTGAAAAGtaaggatcaagctatacaagCATTCGAGAAGATCAAGGAAGCTGGAGAGGTCAAGGCGAGGGTGAAGAAGTCCCTACGCATAGATCGGGGTGGTGAATTGAAGCATAAGGTGGTGGCCAtggcacggagcatgatggagagtAAAGGCTTGCCAGGAAAGTTCTGGGGTGAGGCAGTCAACACGGCTGTCTACTTGCTGAACAGGGCGCCAACTAGGAGTATGGTTGGTGGGACTCCGTACGAAGCATGGTACGGACGAAAGCCCTCGGTTGATCATCTTCGCACTTTCGGGTGCGTGGCGCATGTCAAGACGGTGTCTAGCCATAAAAGCAAATTGGCGGATCGGAATACTCCAATGATCATGACTGGTTATGAAGAAGGCTCGAAAGCGTATCGTTTGTGCAATCCCTCGACTAACAAGGTGATTGTCGCGTGTGACGTAGTCTTCGAGGAAGACTTATCATGGATTTGGAACTCCACGGAACCGGAAGAGATTTTCACTGTTGGACACAGTGACTGTAGGCATGCAGATGATCAAGTTTGGCCAGACACAAGCGTTGGTGCAGCAGCACGCTCGCTAGTGTCTCGCGCTCGACCTGGAGATGAGCCGAGCGAATCCAGCGGTGAAGTTCCAGGCGCTACACCTGGAGGTGTCTCTCCGCGTGGGAGCCCCAGAGCGAGCAGCAGCTCGCGCGCTTGGGCAGACAATCTAGGCAGCAGTGCGCCAGGAGGCTCAGCAGTGGAGCTCCACGGGAGCTCAGTTCGGACCACTCCTAGCGAGGCTAGCAGGCCGGCAGGAGGTGCATACGGGAGCCCACCAAGCAGGCGTGGAAGCTCACAAGCATGGTGTCCACGTTGGGAACCAGGAGGCTTATTTCTGAtacctctgataccaattgttggccCAGACCCGGCAGTACTCTCGCCGATCTGTTACCAAACACAGCCCCTgtacgtcgagtactttccgacgTAGACGACGAAGCGATTTCCGGCGAGACGTCACGCACGTACCAATCACCAATCCGCCTAGATGTGCACGTATAGCAAATCAGCTAAGCTAGCTAGCAGCTAGCTCGATCTGTTGCAAGCAGCAACACAACCCACGCACACAAAtattgattggattgccaaagggCCTTGTCGGTCCTTGTGCTTTTTCTATTGATTCTCAACTCACGGTGGTTACAGAGTACAAGGTAGGCCTCAGCTTTTATACACGCAGGTAATCAGCTAGTCCTACTCCACGTAGACTTCCAATCCTAACCGGAGACATACGTCAGAACCTACTCGTATATGAACTCTAGTCCTATACGGAGGTTACGTCCACGACACCGTGCTGGTGTTGTCGTGCTTAATGCTAACAATGCCCTCAATCAAATATTCAGGTAACGTGCTGAGATTAGAAGGATCCAGGAATCAGGATTCAGAAGGGGAGGAACAACTTGTTTGGCAAGGGAAAAATTCAGAGTTCTCCATGTTTGACTTTGAACAACTACTAGCGGCTACAAATAATTTCTCAGAAGAAAACAAACTTGGGCAAGGCGGCTTTGGTGCTGTATACAAGGTACATTAGTATTTGATTTTCATATTCTTATTGGGAACTACTTTAGGCTGCTTACATGATTGAGAGGATTAGTTTTTTTTGAAGGATGCACAGTAGGTTTCCCCACTgcataatttttttatttttaaattttcgtGACAAGTACAACTAATGAAGGTGCTAGAGAAGAGCACCTTGAAAGCCAGAAAACAAAGTACACTAAATTAGTCACCCAAATCTTCATGCCAGAATATTTTTTCCTCGTTGCTTGTGAAGTAGGAGACCCATTTCCTTCTTAAAGTAGGATTACTGTTAATAACAACGGATCGTTTGACTGACCTAGCTCATAGTTCATAACATGGAGTGGAGGGAGGACTAGAGTGAAAACTTGAAGATCCTAACTTCTGAATACATATTTTTCCAGGGCAAGCTTCCCGATGGGTTCTATATAGCAGTTAAGAGACTTGCTTCACATTCAGGACAAGGTTTCACTGAATTCAGAAATGAAGTCCAACTCATAGCCAAACTCCAGCATAGCAATTTGGTTAGGCTCTTGGGATGTTGCTCTCAGGAGGACGAGAAAATATTGGTGTATGAATACTTGCCAAACAAGAGTTTGGATTTCTTCATCTTTGGTATGCATTTGCATTTGCTCACTCATTTTACATATAGTTTTCCGACGCATCAAAATGGCTGAAACTGAAGCCGTACTTTCTCATTTTTCCTTGTGCCCTGTTATTTTGTTATACTGAATTCTAACTAATGTGCAGATGAAAAAAGAAGAGCTTCACTAGATTGGTCCAATATTATAGCAGTTATTGAAGGAATAGCTCATGGGCTTCTTTACCTACATAAACATTCACGTCTGCGTGTCATACATCGAGATCTTAAACCAAGCAATGTTCTCTTGGACAGCGAAATGAATCCAAAGATTTCAGATTTTGGGTTAGCAAAAATATCCACCTCAAATAACAATGAAGTCAACACTACAAGAAGAGTGGTTGGTACATAGTAAGTTTCAGCAATAGCCACTCATGAGTATTTATACTACAATTTGACATTACACAACAATTTTGACATGTATCATATACCATTCTAGTGGTTACATGGCTCCTGAGTATGCTTCAGAGGGCATATTCTCAATTAAATCCGACGTCTTCAGCTTTGGTGTTATTATGCTCGAGATCCTTAGCGGAATACGAAATTCTGGAAGCAAACAATGTGGAGATTTCATCAATCTTCTTGGATATGTAAGACTAAGCACACAAAAAATTATCATTTAAAATTTCATTTTACTTTTGTGACACAACCTATGTTCTTACAAACTTGAAGATGTAATACAAGTTCACAATTCCAAACAGGCATGGCAATTGTGGGAAGAAGGGAGGTGGGTCGATATCATTGATGCAACATTGCTTCCCAAAAGTCACTCGGTGAAGATGATCAGGTACATTAACATAGCATTATTGTGTGTACAAGAGAATGCAGCAGATCGACCAACAATGGCAGATGTTATATCAATGCTCAGCAGCGACATTATGATCCTTCCTGAGCCCATGCAACCGGCTTATTTCAATGTTAGAATAGGAAATGAAGAGTCGTCCACCACTATTGAGTCATGTAGTATTAATGATATTACCATATCTGTCACTGTTGGGAGGTAGCGTTTCAATGGTGTGATCACAATTGGGAAGCAGTGTTTTACTGGTGTGATGTAGTTTCTAACATCCCAATGTATGTTCATGTGCAattttagttggtcgctcccttcCTATTTTTACTATATTATTTTTTCTTTTCATCTTACCTAATATTCACGtccaattttatttttatttcatatCTATTAACTACCGTGATTTTGTGTAATTTTTCTTTTGGGTCAATTTTGTGTCAGCTGTGCGTGTACATGGTTATCGTATTACATTCATATTTAAGCTGTTCATTTTACCACATTCTCCGCAGAAAGCGAAGAATTTTGATCTGAGAACCTCTCACAAAGGGAAAATAACATATCATACTAGGTCGAGGGAATTAGAATAAAGCAACTAGGCCGAAGCTACCATCACAAGTACACCAAGCCAATCTCAGCAACCAATCATGTGTAGGGTGCAGAAGTAAAATGAAGTGTTTTTTTCCCAAAAGCATGGCACATCGTTCTCACTCGCATCTGTTCAAGTGCTTCGCCCTAAACCACAAGAAACAACCACCTCACAGAGCACAGAGGAAAAGACCCGGACACAATATCAATTGGCACGCCCTCTCAAACTTATGAATGACCATAATTTAACTATGAAATTCTATGAAACGAGTTTTCCAGTgacactacaagaaggagaagtaCATCTATTGGATCATGGGTAGGCTAC
It includes:
- the LOC127311620 gene encoding cysteine-rich receptor-like protein kinase 10 is translated as MAIILLLLLLSSFTLFQGGAQSAVFCDNVKAVASTLPNKTSSSSVHFATATVGQAPDVVYALALCRGDILDDSTCANCITNTFQFMSNATPADVQCFDGGSFYADCILVYNGNNILAAPLSTVGEYDDGVPPFERWNVKNVTGDVPLITGLIHQLLVETVDKAASSTPRRFATGVVDSNTNFPRVYSLAQCTPDLSSGDCLSCLNRLLGMINSTMALRMGGQMGVIRCYFRYDASQFYQGKPMISLGPASPAPVPAEHKRRKSKLWVIPIVLVPLAGAAFVFAFLYFRRLTKQRKGNVLRLEGSRNQDSEGEEQLVWQGKNSEFSMFDFEQLLAATNNFSEENKLGQGGFGAVYKGKLPDGFYIAVKRLASHSGQGFTEFRNEVQLIAKLQHSNLVRLLGCCSQEDEKILVYEYLPNKSLDFFIFDEKRRASLDWSNIIAVIEGIAHGLLYLHKHSRLRVIHRDLKPSNVLLDSEMNPKISDFGLAKISTSNNNEVNTTRRVVGTYGYMAPEYASEGIFSIKSDVFSFGVIMLEILSGIRNSGSKQCGDFINLLGYAWQLWEEGRWVDIIDATLLPKSHSVKMIRYINIALLCVQENAADRPTMADVISMLSSDIMILPEPMQPAYFNVRIGNEESSTTIESCSINDITISVTVGR